A region of Paractinoplanes abujensis DNA encodes the following proteins:
- a CDS encoding FhaA domain-containing protein, with amino-acid sequence MRPKNVLEAMRREAERHKALLGEGRTLVPNRYTVGLSAYDHRRWAPHATQLAQDLAVHQAALIADQAWIVYGDVSVEIFVLEDLDTGTFRVAALLEPDPPPLVSFGDEAVATLVSAEGQVWPLSAGLTVLGRDRQSGVRLRDPGVSRRHLILEAADDRITLTDLGSHNGTRVNGHPVATVDLRPGDVIEVGGTHLTLRSAT; translated from the coding sequence GTGCGCCCGAAAAACGTCCTCGAAGCCATGCGGCGCGAAGCGGAACGGCACAAAGCCCTGCTCGGCGAGGGCCGCACACTGGTGCCGAACCGCTACACGGTCGGCCTGTCCGCCTACGACCACCGCCGCTGGGCCCCGCACGCCACCCAGCTGGCGCAGGACCTGGCCGTTCACCAGGCCGCCCTGATCGCGGACCAGGCCTGGATCGTCTACGGCGACGTCTCGGTCGAGATTTTCGTGCTGGAAGACCTGGACACCGGCACGTTCCGGGTGGCCGCCCTGCTCGAACCCGACCCCCCACCCCTGGTCTCCTTCGGCGACGAGGCCGTGGCCACCCTGGTCAGCGCGGAGGGACAGGTGTGGCCGCTCTCCGCGGGGCTGACCGTGCTGGGCCGCGACCGCCAGTCCGGCGTACGGCTGCGCGACCCGGGCGTGTCGCGCCGCCACCTGATCCTGGAAGCCGCCGACGACCGCATCACCCTGACCGACCTGGGCTCCCACAACGGCACCCGGGTCAACGGACATCCGGTGGCAACAGTCGACCTACGGCCGGGCGACGTCATCGAGGTCGGCGGCACCCACTTGACTTTGCGCTCCGCAACCTGA
- a CDS encoding MFS transporter, with protein MDGKARGVALLVAGAFFMEILDATVIAPAAPHIAADLGVEPVSVNVAITAYLLTLAVLIPISGWLTDRYGARRVFTAALTVFTLASVGCAVAVTLPMLVGTRVLQGAGGALMVPVGRLVVIRTTAKTDLVRAIAYLTWPALAAPLIAPALGGVLSTYASWRWIFLINVPLGLAALVLAHRLLPDVRADRPRPLDRRGFLLIALGTAALVAALETVAGPDPRWPLAVTLLVPAAAALGAATAHLRRATHPLVDLSIFHVRTYRATALGGSTFRAAITAIPFLLPLLFQLSFGWTAAQAGLVVIALFLGNIGIKPVTTPLMRRLGIRTVMLGSVLASAACLAGIAFLTAATPLLVTLTVLLLSGVFRSTGFTIYNTIAFADVPPARMTSANTLMSTIQELGAGLGVALGALLVRLGETFTGTPFRVAFLALAALLILPAIEAFRLPTTAGNVITGRTAQPPRPAPRAS; from the coding sequence ATGGACGGTAAGGCCCGGGGCGTCGCGTTGCTGGTCGCGGGCGCGTTCTTCATGGAGATCCTGGACGCGACGGTGATCGCCCCGGCCGCGCCGCACATCGCGGCCGACCTGGGGGTCGAGCCGGTCAGCGTGAACGTGGCGATCACCGCCTACCTGCTCACGCTGGCCGTGCTCATCCCGATCAGCGGGTGGCTGACCGACCGGTACGGCGCCCGCCGGGTCTTCACGGCCGCGCTGACCGTGTTCACGCTGGCCTCGGTGGGGTGCGCCGTCGCGGTCACCCTGCCGATGCTGGTCGGCACCCGGGTGTTGCAGGGTGCCGGCGGTGCGCTGATGGTGCCGGTCGGCCGCCTCGTGGTGATCCGTACGACGGCCAAGACCGACCTGGTGCGCGCCATCGCCTACCTGACCTGGCCCGCACTGGCGGCGCCACTGATCGCCCCCGCACTCGGTGGTGTCCTCAGCACGTACGCGTCCTGGCGCTGGATCTTTTTGATCAACGTGCCGCTCGGCCTGGCCGCCCTGGTGCTGGCCCACCGCCTGCTGCCCGACGTGCGCGCCGACCGCCCCCGCCCCCTCGACCGGCGCGGCTTCCTGCTGATCGCCCTGGGCACGGCGGCGCTGGTGGCCGCCCTGGAAACCGTCGCCGGCCCCGACCCCCGCTGGCCCCTCGCCGTCACCCTGCTCGTGCCGGCCGCGGCCGCGTTGGGCGCCGCCACCGCCCACCTCCGGCGAGCCACCCACCCCCTGGTCGACTTGAGCATCTTCCACGTACGCACCTACCGCGCGACGGCCCTCGGCGGCTCGACGTTCCGCGCCGCCATCACCGCCATCCCGTTCCTGCTGCCCCTGCTGTTCCAGCTCAGCTTCGGCTGGACCGCCGCCCAGGCCGGCCTGGTGGTGATCGCCCTGTTCCTGGGAAACATCGGCATCAAACCGGTCACCACCCCCCTGATGCGCCGCCTCGGCATCCGCACAGTCATGCTCGGCTCGGTCCTGGCCTCCGCCGCGTGCCTGGCCGGCATCGCCTTCCTGACCGCCGCCACCCCCCTGCTCGTCACCCTGACAGTCCTGCTGCTCAGCGGCGTCTTCCGCTCGACCGGCTTCACCATCTACAACACGATCGCCTTCGCCGACGTGCCACCCGCCCGCATGACCAGCGCCAACACCCTGATGTCAACAATTCAGGAACTGGGCGCAGGTCTAGGAGTCGCTCTAGGAGCCTTACTCGTACGGCTGGGAGAAACCTTCACCGGGACGCCGTTCCGAGTGGCCTTCCTGGCGCTGGCGGCCCTCCTGATCCTCCCGGCGATCGAAGCTTTCCGCCTGCCCACCACCGCAGGCAACGTGATCACCGGCCGCACTGCTCAGCCCCCACGCCCAGCCCCGCGTGCTTCCTGA